One part of the Xylanimonas allomyrinae genome encodes these proteins:
- a CDS encoding GlcG/HbpS family heme-binding protein, which produces MGMVFDQRSLTLDGATAVLDGARRRAVELGVPVCLAVADPAGTLLAFARMDGAARLSIALAQDKAYTVAAFGLPTSEWYPMIANDPALLHGIVKADRLMIFPGGVPVRLDGVTVGAVGVSGGTAAQDDEIAAAGAAALAAA; this is translated from the coding sequence ATGGGAATGGTCTTCGATCAGCGCAGTCTCACGCTCGACGGCGCGACGGCGGTGCTCGACGGCGCCCGACGGCGGGCGGTCGAGCTGGGCGTGCCGGTGTGCCTCGCCGTGGCCGACCCGGCAGGAACCCTGCTGGCGTTCGCGCGCATGGACGGCGCCGCGCGGCTGTCCATCGCGCTCGCGCAGGACAAGGCCTACACCGTCGCCGCGTTCGGGCTCCCGACCAGCGAGTGGTACCCGATGATCGCCAACGACCCCGCGCTGCTGCACGGCATCGTCAAGGCCGACCGGCTGATGATCTTCCCCGGCGGGGTGCCGGTGCGGCTCGACGGCGTCACGGTCGGCGCCGTGGGCGTCTCGGGCGGGACCGCGGCGCAGGACGACGAGATCGCCGCCGCCGGTGCGGCGGCGCTCGCCGCGGCGTGA
- a CDS encoding MFS transporter: MAWYGLGTWITNLLQIAGYDLAQALVITLTLNLGAVAGSIVTAWAGDRFGTVPTGVVAAAIAGAALLVLLTHPPLAIVYVAMVLAGVGTHGTQCLIIAAIATYFPDRLRGTALGWGLGVGRIGAVLAPQAGGWLLAATSNDPNSNFLLFGVSALVSAAMLLGIWKGFPVTHDER; the protein is encoded by the coding sequence ATGGCCTGGTACGGGCTCGGCACCTGGATCACGAACCTGCTCCAGATCGCGGGGTACGACCTCGCCCAGGCGCTCGTCATCACCCTCACGCTCAACCTCGGTGCCGTCGCCGGCTCGATCGTGACGGCGTGGGCGGGCGACAGGTTCGGCACCGTCCCGACCGGCGTCGTCGCGGCGGCGATCGCGGGCGCCGCGCTGCTGGTGCTGCTCACGCACCCGCCGCTGGCGATCGTGTACGTCGCGATGGTGCTCGCCGGCGTCGGCACCCACGGCACGCAGTGCCTCATCATCGCGGCGATCGCCACCTACTTCCCGGACCGGCTGCGCGGCACGGCCCTCGGGTGGGGCCTCGGGGTCGGGCGCATCGGTGCCGTCCTCGCTCCGCAGGCCGGCGGGTGGCTCCTCGCGGCCACGTCGAACGACCCGAACTCGAACTTCCTGCTGTTCGGCGTCTCGGCACTGGTGTCTGCGGCGATGCTGCTGGGGATCTGGAAGGGCTTCCCGGTCACGCACGACGAACGCTGA